From the Deltaproteobacteria bacterium genome, the window GAAGCAATGAAGGCATTCAATGGTTAAATCTTTTTAATCTGAAACCCTTCAAGTTTAATGGCCACCGATCGTTGAAGGAGTTCTATGGATATGACGAAGAGTTCTTTGCTATAGTCTGTGCTTACAACGAGACCCTCAATACCCTTGAACGGTCCATCAGTAATCAAGGCCGGTTCACCGATCTTGGGATATTGGATTTGCTGAATCTCCACCTTGGACTGCACGAGGCGCTGGATGGCTTCTATCTTGGCATCAGGAACCGATATCGGCTCAGCTCCCTTTGGTTTTCCGAGTATCCGAACGACCCCGAAGGTTTTGAGAACATTCAGTCTCGTTTCGCTATCCACAGATAAAAGTTCCACAAAGAGGTACCCCGGAAACATGGGGATCATGATCTTCTTGCGTCTGTCTTTTCGTTGGCTCCATACCTCTATCTTGGGCAGAAAAGTATGGAGCGATTTCTGGACAAGGCCAGTGTATGCCCTGTCTTCATGACGGCTTCGTGTATGAACAGCATACCACGGCATAATAGGTTCCTAAATTAAATCATATTTACAGCAATCCCATCTAGGGTTATTTGCTTTACAACAATCATGATATTTTTTCAATGGTGAAATCGTGCGGAGATTAAGGATAACCAACATAGTACTTTCCCTCGGCGAAAGCGAAGGAATATTGAGGGAAAAGGCC encodes:
- a CDS encoding UpxY family transcription antiterminator yields the protein MPWYAVHTRSRHEDRAYTGLVQKSLHTFLPKIEVWSQRKDRRKKIMIPMFPGYLFVELLSVDSETRLNVLKTFGVVRILGKPKGAEPISVPDAKIEAIQRLVQSKVEIQQIQYPKIGEPALITDGPFKGIEGLVVSTDYSKELFVISIELLQRSVAIKLEGFQIKKI